The proteins below are encoded in one region of Candidatus Moraniibacteriota bacterium:
- a CDS encoding sugar transferase, translated as MSKRFFDVGVSAVLLFCLSPLMFLIALLIKTTSKGPIIFKQERIGLDNVPFIILKFRTMELGSDQSSNAVTKGDKRVTRIGAFFRSTHLDELPQLVNVLKGEMSLVGPRPWRICTMELRQRENPDLDQRHRVRPGITGPTQILGRTLKSEIIVSSDLAYAEEHSLINDLYIIFRTIPIVFKRKGI; from the coding sequence ATGTCCAAAAGATTTTTTGATGTGGGAGTGTCTGCTGTTTTGCTTTTCTGTCTGTCTCCGCTCATGTTTCTTATCGCGCTACTCATAAAAACAACATCGAAAGGTCCGATTATTTTCAAACAAGAACGTATCGGGCTGGATAATGTTCCGTTTATCATCCTGAAATTTCGAACGATGGAACTAGGATCAGATCAATCGTCGAACGCAGTTACGAAAGGGGATAAGCGTGTTACGAGAATAGGCGCATTTTTCCGATCGACACATCTTGATGAACTTCCACAACTCGTCAACGTTCTCAAAGGAGAAATGAGTCTGGTCGGACCGAGGCCTTGGCGAATATGCACTATGGAACTCAGACAGAGAGAGAATCCCGATCTCGATCAACGACACAGAGTGCGACCTGGAATCACGGGGCCGACGCAAATTCTCGGACGTACGTTGAAATCGGAGATAATCGTCTCGTCTGATCTGGCGTATGCAGAAGAACACAGTCTCATCAATGACTTGTATATCATCTTTCGAACTATTCCCATTGTTTTCAAAAGAAAGGGAATCTGA
- a CDS encoding SRPBCC domain-containing protein produces the protein MKPKITVEVFVNAPIGKIWKYWSEPKHIVNWNFASDDWCAPEAVNDLRIRGKFNWRMEAKDGSAGFDFEGTYTIVEENRRIAYVMEGVDARTVSIKFVLEEGGCKVVETFETEEENPLEMQRFGWQAILDNFKKYVEKN, from the coding sequence ATGAAGCCGAAAATAACTGTAGAGGTATTCGTTAATGCTCCTATAGGAAAAATTTGGAAATATTGGTCAGAGCCAAAACATATCGTAAACTGGAACTTTGCCTCTGATGATTGGTGTGCACCTGAAGCGGTGAATGATCTTCGTATCAGAGGGAAATTCAATTGGAGGATGGAAGCAAAGGATGGAAGCGCAGGATTTGATTTCGAGGGGACGTACACAATAGTCGAAGAAAACAGGAGGATAGCGTATGTTATGGAAGGCGTTGATGCAAGGACGGTCAGCATTAAATTTGTTTTAGAAGAAGGTGGCTGCAAAGTGGTCGAGACCTTCGAAACGGAAGAGGAGAACCCGCTTGAGATGCAGCGCTTCGGCTGGCAGGCAATCCTCGATAATTTCAAAAAGTACGTTGAAAAAAACTAA
- a CDS encoding CHASE4 domain-containing protein: protein MNLRTKVFFLIAIVLTVFFSVTISFVTYNLTQDFVELEHQEAEKNLNRVKDALREKIDNLASTLGDWAQWDDSYQFIVDRNEEYAQSNLQDSAFDILHINFVLFFDEEKNVVFKKFVANGEMQPFPEKILEHFQKDIANDEITLFDVHKEISSIDPGKIIYATRPITTSDGSLPANGIIVFGYIFDADDVQELAQLTHLSLSYAPYTSDLEDGFSLARDNLSKEQPVFIPETKNTHTLSAYTIVMNADDHPTLIFRIDIQRDIYQKGQSSIFLFTLLFLVTGIFFCGGIFFLLGYFVLNKVEYLKNEIQSIHRDGDVKRKIILSGKDELSLLAEEINQTFQTIDEKETEMQIQNDALQKTKKAMLNILEDVELSEKKLREQTIELSKFKKIADFSFDHTIITDIDGVILYANASAEMMTGYSFEEMKGKTPSLWGKQMSKQFYQTFWKTLKDEKQSYSGEITNKRKNGEKYLASIRVTPIFDEKGNIQFFVGTERDITKERDAQLRIIHHATEMESANARIETQKERAESILRFLKSIGEGVFATDIEGRIIFMNESAEILVARTFQDVEGKKSHEIFSFIQESEGKKESIFIVKKALERRQTFVLSQNVFLMRVEKNIPVGGSCSLIRDAKNEIIGTIMVFRDITKLRELEQMKNNFLSVAAHQLRTPLGSMRWSMELLINGDLGKLSKDVKESVKQLYENSGRMIVLVNDLLDVSRIDGEKGRELKESVNLIKLIDASIHSLKSEAGKRHVKIIFHHPDTVPSIIVPPKHLYEALENLVSNGIKYNKPEGTLTLALDVTPQSLVLTVIDTGIGIVKEDQSKIFSKFFRASNAVRKETEGSGLGLSVVKSYMEECQATIRFESEENVGTSFFIEFPLA from the coding sequence ATGAATCTTCGTACAAAAGTCTTTTTTCTTATTGCTATTGTTTTGACTGTCTTTTTTTCTGTGACGATTTCTTTTGTGACTTATAATCTCACACAAGATTTTGTTGAATTAGAGCATCAAGAAGCAGAAAAGAATCTCAATCGAGTGAAGGATGCTCTTCGGGAAAAAATAGATAATTTAGCTTCCACGCTCGGTGATTGGGCACAATGGGATGATTCATATCAATTTATTGTTGATAGAAATGAAGAGTATGCGCAATCGAATCTTCAAGATAGCGCGTTCGATATTCTTCATATAAATTTTGTTCTTTTTTTCGACGAGGAGAAAAATGTTGTCTTCAAAAAATTTGTAGCAAATGGTGAAATGCAACCATTCCCTGAAAAAATTCTTGAACATTTTCAGAAGGATATTGCTAATGATGAAATTACTCTTTTTGATGTACACAAAGAGATTTCCTCGATTGACCCAGGAAAAATAATTTATGCCACTCGACCAATAACGACGAGTGACGGGTCATTACCCGCTAATGGTATTATCGTCTTTGGATATATTTTTGATGCCGATGATGTACAGGAACTTGCTCAATTGACGCATTTGAGCCTCTCTTATGCACCATATACCAGTGATCTGGAAGATGGCTTTTCTTTGGCACGAGATAATCTTTCGAAAGAACAACCCGTTTTTATTCCAGAAACAAAGAACACTCATACTCTTTCGGCTTATACGATAGTGATGAATGCTGATGATCATCCGACGCTTATTTTTCGTATAGATATACAAAGAGACATTTATCAGAAAGGTCAGTCGAGTATTTTTCTTTTTACGTTACTGTTTCTTGTGACAGGAATATTCTTTTGCGGAGGCATCTTCTTTCTTTTGGGATATTTTGTTTTGAACAAAGTAGAGTATCTTAAGAATGAAATACAGAGTATTCATCGAGATGGAGATGTGAAGCGGAAAATTATCCTTTCTGGAAAGGATGAACTTTCTTTGCTTGCAGAAGAAATCAATCAAACATTTCAGACAATAGATGAAAAAGAAACAGAAATGCAAATTCAGAATGATGCTCTCCAAAAAACCAAGAAAGCAATGCTCAATATTCTCGAAGATGTAGAATTGTCAGAGAAAAAATTACGAGAGCAGACTATCGAATTGTCCAAGTTCAAAAAGATTGCTGATTTCAGTTTCGACCATACCATCATTACGGATATCGACGGTGTCATTTTGTATGCGAATGCATCAGCAGAAATGATGACAGGGTACTCTTTCGAAGAAATGAAGGGCAAAACCCCGTCTCTCTGGGGTAAACAAATGTCAAAGCAGTTTTATCAAACATTTTGGAAAACACTGAAAGATGAAAAGCAGAGTTATTCAGGAGAAATAACGAATAAAAGAAAAAATGGCGAGAAGTATCTTGCGAGTATACGCGTTACTCCTATTTTTGATGAGAAGGGTAATATACAATTTTTCGTCGGAACAGAGCGAGATATTACGAAAGAGCGTGATGCACAGCTCCGTATTATTCATCACGCGACCGAGATGGAATCTGCCAATGCGCGTATCGAGACACAAAAAGAACGTGCAGAAAGTATCCTTCGTTTCCTCAAGTCTATTGGTGAAGGTGTTTTTGCAACAGATATCGAGGGAAGGATTATTTTTATGAATGAATCCGCAGAAATACTTGTCGCACGCACATTTCAGGACGTAGAGGGTAAAAAATCGCATGAAATATTTTCTTTTATACAAGAATCAGAAGGCAAGAAAGAAAGTATATTTATAGTAAAGAAAGCATTGGAACGTCGCCAGACCTTCGTTCTTTCACAGAATGTTTTTCTTATGAGAGTGGAAAAAAACATTCCTGTTGGCGGAAGCTGTTCTCTTATTCGTGATGCGAAAAATGAGATTATTGGTACCATTATGGTTTTTCGAGACATTACGAAGTTGCGCGAACTCGAACAAATGAAGAATAATTTCTTGTCTGTAGCGGCACATCAACTCCGCACACCGCTCGGAAGTATGCGTTGGAGCATGGAGCTCCTCATCAATGGAGACCTCGGTAAATTGTCCAAAGACGTCAAGGAATCCGTGAAACAACTCTATGAGAATAGTGGTCGTATGATCGTTCTTGTTAACGATCTACTCGATGTTTCACGTATCGACGGAGAGAAGGGCCGAGAACTGAAAGAATCAGTTAATCTTATTAAACTCATAGATGCCTCGATTCATTCACTTAAATCTGAAGCAGGAAAACGTCATGTCAAGATTATCTTTCATCATCCAGATACCGTTCCGTCTATTATTGTTCCTCCCAAACATCTCTATGAAGCACTTGAGAATCTCGTATCCAATGGCATCAAGTACAATAAACCAGAAGGAACGCTCACATTAGCACTCGATGTTACTCCTCAAAGCCTTGTTTTGACAGTTATTGATACAGGAATTGGTATTGTCAAAGAAGATCAGTCCAAGATTTTCTCGAAATTTTTCCGAGCTTCAAACGCTGTACGAAAGGAAACTGAGGGTAGTGGACTTGGTCTTTCTGTGGTAAAATCATACATGGAGGAGTGTCAAGCTACTATTCGATTTGAAAGCGAGGAAAATGTAGGGACGTCATTCTTTATCGAATTTCCACTTGCTTAA
- the rpoD gene encoding RNA polymerase sigma factor RpoD — MKKAVVAKKVVAKKAKSVKKTSQKNVTKKNIKLTKSGDKKKTAVQKKSNKPIKKKKEQSKEHLEEKQDAVTELLFRGKQRGFVTEDEIIHILPDVEQDLDNLESLYEKLETSGIRVIGSEEMLKIDIEKEGESFGKKKKGKEKGGEKEKGKEKAPVKAKDKMMDLGDENTSDLVQMYLKEIGRVSLLSGEEEVRLAKLIEKGDLPAKQRLTEANLRLVVSIAKKYVGRSHNLSLLDLIQEGNIGLFRAVEKFDYHKGYKFSTYATWWIRQAITRALADQSRTIRIPVHMVETINKYSQITRRLVQELGREPLAEEIAAEMNIEVDKIRHIQKISQETVSLETSVGDNEDDSVLGDFIEDTETVMPNQSASRKLLKTHISDILDELTPREQKILRIRFGLEDGVTHTLEEVGQEFGVTRERIRQIEAKALEKIREHTDIRKLRDY; from the coding sequence ATGAAGAAAGCGGTTGTCGCGAAAAAAGTTGTCGCCAAGAAAGCAAAGTCAGTAAAAAAAACGTCGCAAAAAAACGTCACAAAAAAGAATATCAAGCTGACAAAATCAGGAGACAAGAAAAAAACAGCTGTTCAAAAAAAATCTAACAAACCAATCAAGAAAAAGAAAGAACAATCAAAAGAACATCTCGAAGAAAAGCAAGATGCGGTGACAGAACTTCTTTTTCGAGGAAAGCAACGAGGTTTCGTGACTGAAGATGAAATTATTCATATTCTTCCTGATGTCGAACAAGATCTGGACAATCTCGAGAGTTTGTACGAGAAACTCGAAACATCAGGTATCCGTGTCATCGGTTCTGAGGAAATGCTCAAGATTGATATAGAGAAAGAAGGAGAGAGTTTCGGAAAAAAGAAAAAAGGAAAAGAGAAGGGTGGAGAGAAAGAAAAAGGGAAAGAAAAAGCTCCTGTGAAAGCCAAAGATAAAATGATGGACCTCGGAGATGAGAATACCTCTGATCTCGTACAGATGTATCTGAAGGAGATTGGACGAGTATCACTTCTCAGTGGTGAGGAAGAAGTCCGTCTTGCAAAACTGATCGAAAAAGGTGATCTGCCCGCAAAACAACGTCTCACAGAAGCGAACTTACGTCTCGTCGTTTCTATCGCCAAAAAATATGTCGGTCGTTCTCACAACCTCTCTCTCCTCGATCTTATTCAAGAAGGGAATATAGGTCTTTTCCGAGCTGTCGAGAAATTTGATTATCACAAAGGATACAAGTTTTCGACGTATGCAACGTGGTGGATTCGTCAAGCTATCACACGTGCTCTCGCTGATCAGTCTCGCACGATTCGCATTCCGGTGCATATGGTAGAAACGATCAATAAATATTCTCAGATTACGAGGCGATTGGTACAAGAACTTGGACGCGAACCATTGGCCGAAGAGATTGCTGCTGAAATGAATATCGAAGTCGATAAAATTCGCCATATCCAGAAAATTTCTCAAGAAACAGTTTCTCTCGAAACATCGGTCGGAGATAACGAAGACGATAGCGTTCTCGGAGACTTTATAGAAGATACCGAGACAGTAATGCCAAACCAATCTGCTTCTCGCAAGCTTTTGAAAACGCATATTTCGGATATTCTCGATGAGCTCACACCGCGTGAGCAGAAGATTCTCCGTATTCGTTTTGGCCTCGAAGATGGTGTGACACACACTCTCGAAGAAGTCGGGCAAGAATTTGGCGTGACACGTGAACGTATTCGCCAGATCGAAGCCAAGGCGCTCGAAAAAATCCGAGAACATACCGATATTCGCAAATTGCGAGATTATTAG
- a CDS encoding response regulator — MSEKYVLVVEDDPFYSKIYKTKLSRENINAQLAGNGDEALQAIEKYGTPELILLDLLMPGKDGFETVKDLKEKEETKNIPVIILSNLSQEEDIKKLMDMGVKEYLIKANTPIQTVIDKIRVNLESV, encoded by the coding sequence ATGAGCGAAAAATATGTTCTTGTTGTTGAAGATGATCCGTTTTACTCCAAGATTTATAAGACGAAATTGTCCAGGGAGAATATCAATGCTCAGTTGGCCGGGAACGGTGACGAAGCTCTTCAGGCCATCGAAAAATATGGTACCCCAGAACTCATACTTCTCGATCTTCTCATGCCAGGAAAAGATGGATTTGAAACCGTCAAAGATCTGAAAGAAAAAGAAGAAACAAAAAATATACCCGTAATTATTCTTTCGAATCTGAGTCAAGAAGAAGACATTAAAAAACTTATGGATATGGGTGTAAAAGAGTATCTTATCAAGGCAAATACACCTATACAGACTGTTATTGATAAAATACGAGTGAACTTGGAATCGGTGTAA
- a CDS encoding LytR C-terminal domain-containing protein: MQKIPSEKIEENREERKNGLPSSRSRESLWGALLFFCMLLFVVASIASIGWGMYSQWKKNRLEQSEPSISTLSQQTMESENEEVKDASIVSSEGQKGQEPEIKVKEISLAEARKVAISALNGGSAKGSAGVIATFLKGEGYTNVTPGNTVKDYTGTAIYYANSLEKEAEFIKTTLLKKYPQTKILPADVTNKETSVSPITIILGK; the protein is encoded by the coding sequence ATGCAAAAAATACCATCAGAAAAAATTGAGGAAAATAGGGAAGAGAGAAAAAATGGATTGCCATCATCACGATCACGAGAATCGCTTTGGGGAGCCCTCCTTTTTTTCTGTATGTTGCTCTTTGTTGTGGCAAGTATCGCTTCTATCGGATGGGGGATGTATTCTCAATGGAAGAAAAATCGTCTTGAGCAATCAGAGCCTTCTATCTCCACATTGTCACAGCAAACCATGGAGTCAGAAAATGAAGAAGTGAAAGATGCTAGTATTGTTTCATCTGAGGGACAAAAAGGACAAGAGCCTGAGATAAAAGTAAAAGAAATAAGTTTGGCAGAGGCTCGAAAGGTAGCTATAAGCGCCTTAAATGGTGGGTCTGCCAAGGGGAGTGCGGGTGTTATAGCAACATTTCTCAAAGGAGAGGGATATACAAATGTCACACCAGGAAATACCGTAAAAGATTACACTGGAACAGCGATTTACTATGCGAATTCTCTCGAAAAAGAAGCTGAGTTCATCAAAACAACCTTACTCAAAAAATATCCACAAACAAAAATTCTTCCTGCAGATGTGACAAATAAAGAAACTTCTGTCTCTCCTATAACGATTATTCTTGGGAAATAA
- a CDS encoding NADP-dependent malic enzyme, translating into MKGNNFGKRALVAHKLLRGKVSVEPKAKVKTKDDLSIYYTPGVGTVSTYLAEHKEKVSEYTMKGNMVAIVSDGSAVLGLGNIGPEGAIPVMEGKAMLFKALGGVDAFPIVLATQDTEAIIETVKNIAPIFGGINLEDISAPRCFEIEKRLQEELNIPVIHDDQHGTAMVVLAGIINAFKVVKKDIKKSTIVIAGAGAAGQAIADLLILFGVGNIIMVDSRGIISSKRSDLDTHKSALLKRTNRDDVDGDLGVALSGADAFIGVSKGNTLTATHIQNMAPQSIVFALANPIPEIMPDVAKKAGAYVIATGRSDFENQVNNSLGFPGIFRGALDHRVRRITDEMLMNASKNLANLVSKPTAHLILPNAFDKRVVPAVARAIKEKK; encoded by the coding sequence ATGAAAGGAAATAATTTTGGGAAAAGAGCGCTTGTGGCGCATAAATTGCTTCGTGGGAAAGTCTCTGTAGAGCCAAAAGCGAAGGTAAAAACAAAAGATGATTTGAGTATTTATTACACTCCTGGTGTCGGTACGGTATCGACCTATCTCGCTGAACATAAGGAGAAGGTATCTGAGTACACAATGAAGGGAAATATGGTTGCTATTGTCTCTGATGGTTCTGCTGTACTGGGTCTCGGCAATATTGGGCCAGAGGGCGCGATTCCTGTGATGGAGGGTAAAGCGATGCTCTTCAAAGCCTTGGGCGGTGTCGATGCTTTTCCTATTGTACTCGCTACGCAGGATACAGAAGCGATTATTGAAACGGTCAAGAATATAGCGCCTATTTTTGGCGGTATCAACCTCGAGGATATTTCCGCTCCTCGTTGCTTTGAAATAGAGAAGCGTCTTCAAGAAGAACTAAATATCCCAGTGATTCATGACGATCAACATGGAACAGCTATGGTGGTGCTTGCTGGTATAATCAATGCCTTCAAGGTTGTCAAAAAAGATATCAAAAAATCAACGATTGTTATTGCAGGAGCAGGAGCTGCAGGACAAGCTATTGCTGACCTCCTTATTCTTTTTGGAGTAGGCAATATCATTATGGTGGATAGCAGGGGTATAATAAGTAGCAAGCGTTCAGATCTCGATACTCACAAGAGCGCTCTTCTTAAAAGAACAAACAGAGATGATGTTGATGGTGATCTAGGTGTTGCTCTGAGTGGAGCAGATGCTTTTATCGGTGTATCCAAGGGGAATACGCTCACTGCGACTCATATCCAGAATATGGCACCACAATCAATCGTCTTTGCTCTTGCGAACCCTATCCCAGAAATTATGCCTGATGTTGCCAAGAAAGCAGGGGCATACGTCATTGCCACAGGACGATCCGATTTTGAGAATCAGGTGAATAATTCACTCGGTTTCCCAGGTATCTTTCGAGGAGCACTCGACCATCGTGTAAGGAGGATTACAGATGAAATGCTTATGAATGCATCAAAAAATCTCGCCAATCTTGTATCGAAACCTACAGCACATCTCATCCTTCCAAATGCTTTCGACAAACGCGTTGTACCAGCAGTGGCGAGAGCTATCAAAGAAAAGAAATAA
- the dnaG gene encoding DNA primase: MSDAITQEIKARLNIVDLVGSYVHLDKSGVHYKACCPFHQERTPSFMVNEEKNMWHCFGCSKGGDIFAFVMEIEGLEFREALKMLAERAGVTLPEYKGEEKNKETKDRIYELLELSTKFFEKQLAGDAGQEKIGKYLTNRGLSQESVAIFRLGYAPDGWRHLLDFLISRGFRADEIEQAGLILKKEGGSGYYDRFRDRIMYPIFDILGRVIGYSARVAPGGDESQAKYINTPETTVYHKSRALYGLYQAKLAMKQASATVIVEGNMDVIAMHQAGIQNTVAVSGTALTDEQLTVMKRYGNEVKLFFDMDGAGQKASRKSAELALAKEMLVSVIAIPFGKDAAEMGKESPEKLFEVTKSSVPALQYFLDMSLQKYDQNTADGKRKIVEEYTEILMFVANPIERSFWINKLSQAIQMEEKLIISVVNTVVQAREHRERYTPFAESKPESRQSTISFSKRSELLREELVGLMYTDSVVRETILGLLTDDETKAFLQNHPLYFFLVQAGKNDPLSMIEDAHLKSEATRLTFHILESPEISNTPEEERTSKMIEIARKYREEIQKEITKREKLISLEQSLRQAREAKDKEREKQLLAQFTDISLDKS, from the coding sequence ATGTCAGACGCTATTACCCAAGAAATCAAAGCACGACTCAATATAGTGGACCTCGTTGGTTCCTATGTTCATCTCGATAAGTCGGGCGTGCATTACAAGGCATGTTGTCCATTCCATCAGGAACGAACACCGTCTTTTATGGTGAACGAAGAGAAAAACATGTGGCACTGTTTTGGATGTAGCAAAGGAGGAGACATCTTTGCTTTCGTGATGGAAATAGAGGGGCTCGAGTTTCGTGAAGCGCTCAAAATGCTTGCGGAACGTGCCGGAGTGACATTGCCAGAATATAAGGGAGAAGAAAAAAACAAAGAAACCAAGGATCGCATTTATGAACTTCTCGAACTCTCGACAAAATTTTTTGAGAAACAATTGGCAGGGGATGCCGGACAAGAAAAAATAGGAAAGTATCTCACGAATCGCGGGCTCTCACAAGAAAGTGTTGCAATATTTCGCCTCGGATATGCTCCTGATGGATGGCGACATTTGCTTGACTTTCTTATCAGTCGAGGATTTCGTGCTGATGAAATAGAACAAGCAGGACTGATACTCAAGAAAGAAGGTGGGAGTGGATATTATGATCGTTTTCGTGATCGAATCATGTACCCTATCTTTGATATTCTCGGACGTGTCATCGGGTATTCGGCACGGGTAGCACCGGGTGGTGATGAATCACAGGCCAAATATATCAATACACCTGAGACGACGGTCTACCATAAGAGTCGTGCGTTGTATGGATTGTATCAAGCAAAACTTGCGATGAAGCAGGCTTCTGCCACGGTGATTGTCGAGGGGAATATGGATGTGATCGCGATGCATCAGGCGGGGATACAGAATACGGTAGCCGTATCAGGGACAGCACTCACCGATGAACAATTGACCGTGATGAAACGGTATGGCAATGAAGTAAAGCTTTTTTTTGATATGGATGGAGCAGGACAGAAAGCTTCTCGGAAAAGTGCCGAACTCGCCCTTGCGAAAGAGATGCTTGTTTCAGTTATCGCTATCCCGTTTGGCAAAGATGCTGCTGAAATGGGAAAAGAAAGTCCAGAAAAACTGTTTGAAGTGACGAAATCTTCTGTACCAGCTTTGCAGTATTTCTTGGATATGAGTTTGCAAAAATATGATCAGAATACAGCCGATGGCAAGAGAAAAATAGTGGAGGAATATACAGAAATACTCATGTTTGTTGCCAATCCTATCGAACGATCTTTCTGGATCAACAAGCTTTCACAGGCAATCCAGATGGAAGAAAAACTCATCATAAGTGTAGTAAATACAGTGGTCCAGGCACGAGAACATCGAGAACGATACACGCCATTTGCAGAATCAAAACCGGAGTCTCGACAGAGTACTATTTCGTTTAGTAAACGGTCTGAACTTTTGCGAGAGGAGCTCGTAGGACTGATGTATACCGATAGTGTTGTAAGAGAGACAATACTCGGCCTACTCACTGATGATGAAACCAAAGCATTTCTCCAAAATCATCCACTCTATTTCTTCTTGGTGCAGGCGGGAAAAAACGACCCTTTGTCGATGATAGAAGACGCTCATCTCAAGAGCGAAGCAACACGATTGACGTTTCATATTTTGGAATCACCAGAAATCAGCAATACACCAGAAGAAGAGCGGACAAGTAAAATGATCGAGATTGCCAGAAAATATAGAGAAGAAATACAAAAAGAAATCACAAAACGCGAGAAACTCATATCGCTCGAACAATCACTCCGACAGGCGAGAGAAGCAAAAGATAAGGAACGGGAAAAACAGCTCCTCGCACAGTTTACTGATATTTCTTTGGACAAATCATAA
- a CDS encoding GIY-YIG nuclease family protein, with the protein MYTIYAIYNEDHKKLYIGQTADLENRLQMHNQKVFKGYTSRFDGLWILLYSEEVSTREGGAKKRKTVEEFSRKRIY; encoded by the coding sequence ATGTACACCATATATGCTATATATAATGAAGATCATAAGAAATTGTATATAGGACAAACTGCTGATTTAGAAAATAGGCTACAGATGCATAACCAAAAAGTATTTAAAGGTTATACATCACGATTTGATGGCCTATGGATTCTTCTTTACTCTGAAGAAGTTTCAACAAGGGAGGGAGGCGCTAAGAAGAGAAAAACAGTTGAAGAGTTTTCGAGGAAGAGAATTTATTAA